DNA from Streptomyces luteogriseus:
ACCGCACTCCAGGAATCCGCCCTGCGCAACATCAGGCACGGCGACCGGGACTCCCTCGGCCTGTTCCAGCAGCGGCCCTCGCAGGGCTGGGGAACCCCGAAGGAGATCATGGACCCGACGTACTCGGCCGGTGAGTTCTACGACCACCTGGTCAAGGTGCCCGGCTACACCCGGCTGCCCCTCACCGTCGCCGCGCAGCGTGTCCAGCGCAGCGGTTTCCCGCAGGCCTACGCCAAGCACGAGCCGGACGCCGCGCTGCTCGCCGCTGCCCTCACCGGGCAGTCGGCGGCCACGCTGACCTGCGAGGGCCGCCCGGCCGCGACCCGGGCCTCGGGTCCGGACGGGGTGCGGGCGGCGCTCGTGCGGGACTTCGGGCGGGACGTGCTGGAGCCGGCCGGTGCCGAGGTGAACGGCGGTGCGTCGACGGCGACGCCCACGCCGTCCCCGAGCGGCGCGGACGGGACCGGCGGGCGGACCGTGACCCTGCCCGTCGCCGCGGACACCCCGTCGGGGACCGGGCGGAGCCCGGACCAGCGCGGCTGGCAGCTGGCGCACTGGGCCGTGGCCAACGCCTCCGAACTGCACATCGCGCGCGTCACCTACGCGGGGCGGGAGTGGGTCGCCGGGAACACCGCCAGCCAGTGGCGGGAACCCACGGCGAAGGGCACCGCGGGCGCGGAACGGGACGCGGACGCCGTCCGTGTCGTCACGATGGGCTAGGGCCTGCCACTGGGAGCCGGATCGCGCACGGGTACGGGGGCTCACCCGTGAGGGTTGGCCGCGCGGGCCCGCGGCGACGGTGTGCGCAGGTTTTCGCACTCTCGCCCGGGAAAGCGGGAAATCCCTTGCGAACACAGGGCTGGAAGGATTCGGCAGGGTTTCCCCCGGAGGCCTTTTTGACCGTTTTTATCCGCAGCCGATAATGCGACGCATTGCCAACTCTTTACGTTGCGGCGCCGCAACCTTCGCGGGCCTCGAGCGGTAGTCACTGCGTCCGGGCCGGGATGATCCACAGCCAGTCGATCAACTGCCGGACCCGGTCGGACACTTCACGAAGCTCACTGTTCTCTCCCGTCGAAGGAGCACCATGTCCCTCCCCCTGACCCGCCGTATCGCCCGTGCCGCGCTGATCGTCGCTGCGGGAGCGGCTGCCGGGGTCGGTGCGGCCGGCTCCGCCAGCGCGGCCCCCGAGCTGCCCGCCACCCCGAACCTCGGTGGCCTCACCGCCCTGGACGGGGCCAACGTCGGCAACACCGTCGACGGCGCTGCGCAGAAGGTCACCAAGTCCGCGGGTGACACCGGCGGCAAGACCGTCGAGAAGGCGGTGCCGGCCGCGGGCAAGACCGGCGGCAAGGCGGTCAAGAAGACCACGCCCGTGGCGCAGAAGGCGGCCGGTGACGCGGCGGGCTCCGCCGGGCAGCTCGTCGGCGACACGGCCGGTTCGGCCAAGGGCGGTCTGCCCACGGACTCCCTGACCAAGGGCGGCGTGCCGTCCGCGGACTCCCTGCCGGTGAAGAGCCTGCCAGTCGGCTGACGCGGCGGCGCTGTGACGTCGAAGGGGTCCGGGGAAGTTCCCCGGACCCCTTCGGTGTGCTCGGCCGCGGTCACACCCGCTGTACGGCCGCCGCACCGCGGTCACAGCCGCTGTACGGCCGCCGCCACCCTCTCGTCCGTGGCCGTCAGGGCCACGCGCACGAACTGCGCGCCCGCCGGGCCGTAGAAGTCGCCGGGGGCCACGAGGATGCCGCGCTTGGCGAGGTGATCGACGGTGTCCCAGCAGGACTCGCCCCGGGTGGCCCACAGGTAGAGGCTGGCCTCGCTGTGCTCGATGCGGAAGCCGTGGGTGACCAGGGCCTCGCGCAGCAGCTCGCGGCGGGAGACGTAGCGCTCGCGCTGGACGCGCACGTGGTCGTCGTCGCCGAGGGCCGCGATCACCGCCGCCTGCGTCGGAGCCGACGTCATCATGCCGCCGTGCTTGCGGATCTCCAGGAGCGGGCCGAGGACCGCCGGGTCACCGGCCAGGAAGGCCGCGCGGTAGCCGGCGAGGTTCGAGCGCTTGGAGAGGGAGTGGACGGCGACGATGCCGTCGTACGAGCCGCCGTTGACGTCCGGGTGCAGCACCGAGACCGGGTCGGCCTCCCAGCCCAGCTCCAGGTAGCACTCGTCGGAGAAGAGCAGGATGCCGTGCGAGCGGGCCCAGGCGACGATTCGGGTCAGCTCCTCCTTGGAGAGGACCTTGCCCGTGGGGTTCGACGGGGAGTTCAGCCAGAGGAGCTTCAGGCCCTCGGGGTCCAGCTCCGTCGGATCGTCGTAGGCCTCGTGGTCGGCGCGGGCCAGCCGGGCGCCGACCTCGTACGTCGGGTATGCCAGGCGCGGGTAGGCCACCCGGTCGCCGGGACCGAGGCCCAGCTGGGTGGGGAGCCAGGCGACGAGCTCCTTGGAGCCGACGATGGGCAGTACGTGGCGGTGGGTGATCTCCCGGGCGCCGAGGCGGCGCTCGACCCAGCCGGTGATCGCGTCGCGCAGCTCGGGCGTGCCCCACACGGTCGGATAGCCCGGCGAGTCGGCCGCGGCCACCAGCGCTTTCTGGATCAGCTCGGGTACCGGGTCGACCGGGGTGCCGACGGACAGGTCGACGATGCCGTCCGGATGGGCGGCGGCCGTGGCCTTGTACGGGGTCAGCTTGTCCCAGGGGAACGTGGGGAGGCGGTCGGAGACTGCGGACACGGGTTCGGGCTCACTTTCTGGCACGTACGAGCCGGTCACGGCAAACGCCTC
Protein-coding regions in this window:
- a CDS encoding bifunctional succinyldiaminopimelate transaminase/glutamate-prephenate aminotransferase is translated as MSAVSDRLPTFPWDKLTPYKATAAAHPDGIVDLSVGTPVDPVPELIQKALVAAADSPGYPTVWGTPELRDAITGWVERRLGAREITHRHVLPIVGSKELVAWLPTQLGLGPGDRVAYPRLAYPTYEVGARLARADHEAYDDPTELDPEGLKLLWLNSPSNPTGKVLSKEELTRIVAWARSHGILLFSDECYLELGWEADPVSVLHPDVNGGSYDGIVAVHSLSKRSNLAGYRAAFLAGDPAVLGPLLEIRKHGGMMTSAPTQAAVIAALGDDDHVRVQRERYVSRRELLREALVTHGFRIEHSEASLYLWATRGESCWDTVDHLAKRGILVAPGDFYGPAGAQFVRVALTATDERVAAAVQRL
- a CDS encoding heavy metal transporter, producing the protein MPEPSSPKRRGRLFRCGAAFMALLAVAGYLVVQYITGGSGGPGCQVVSGKGDGASYEFTPEQAVNAATITAVGTARGLPERAVTIALATALQESALRNIRHGDRDSLGLFQQRPSQGWGTPKEIMDPTYSAGEFYDHLVKVPGYTRLPLTVAAQRVQRSGFPQAYAKHEPDAALLAAALTGQSAATLTCEGRPAATRASGPDGVRAALVRDFGRDVLEPAGAEVNGGASTATPTPSPSGADGTGGRTVTLPVAADTPSGTGRSPDQRGWQLAHWAVANASELHIARVTYAGREWVAGNTASQWREPTAKGTAGAERDADAVRVVTMG
- a CDS encoding ATP-binding protein, with protein sequence MSLPLTRRIARAALIVAAGAAAGVGAAGSASAAPELPATPNLGGLTALDGANVGNTVDGAAQKVTKSAGDTGGKTVEKAVPAAGKTGGKAVKKTTPVAQKAAGDAAGSAGQLVGDTAGSAKGGLPTDSLTKGGVPSADSLPVKSLPVG